Proteins encoded by one window of Sphaerodactylus townsendi isolate TG3544 linkage group LG02, MPM_Stown_v2.3, whole genome shotgun sequence:
- the LOC125427096 gene encoding zinc finger protein 420-like isoform X14 encodes MASCREGPLLAPVSRREGGSGSCMRSAVSFEEVAVFFTEEEWALLDSGQRKLYREVMERNYKTVGFLRNYLSQKALQVPERSILPIVAVQGAVFPREEKICNMEFHQVSLLSCFPRLEGEFGSCASAGKTPTVSFEEVAVFFTEEEWTLLDPGQRKLFWEVMEENYETVTSLAAGVREMVTEKVSRRLVVGKDKDLQMEAKSGDQTASKQKRRKKREAKEKQKKKLADFQSRNQPEISAQEEIQQRNTRHKGALKDSRFRWNTYKCLECGKSFSCSSSLTKHQKLHRRQKPYKSPECGKCFSHNVQFTAHQKVHLGEKPYKCLECGKCFTWKSRLTVHHRVHIGVKPYECLECGMCFSQSDQLNVHHRVHTGEKTYKCLECGKCFTWKSQLTGHQKVHTGEKSYKCLECGKNFSYICHLRTHQWVHFKKKELYKCLECGKSFSCNRNLISHQRIHTGEKPYNCLECEKCFKRKDQLTVHHRIHTGEKPYKCLECGKTFSCNRNLISHQRIHTGEKPYNCLECEKCFTRKDQLAVHHRIHTGEKPYKCLECGKTFSCNRNLISHQRVHTGEKPYKSLECGNSFSCQSNLTKHQMVHTGEKPYKCLECGKCFTRKDQLTIHQRVHSGEKPYKCLECGKCFTRKDQLAVHHRIHTGEKPYKCLECGKTFSCNGSLFQHQRSHTGENPYKCQECGKSFSSQSNLTKHQMVHTGEKPYKCLECGKCFSRNSHLTIHQRVHTGEKPYKCLECGKCFSRSSRLSVHQRIHTGEKPYKCLECGKFFSRSDQLNVHQRVHTGEKPYKCLECEKTFSFNSGLSKHQRIHTGEKPYKCLECGKCFSQSSQLTVHQRVHRGEKPYKCLECGKCFSQSSQLTVHQRVHIGEKPYKCLECGKCFFRNSQLTKHQRVHTGEKPYKCLECGKCFSQISHLTVHQRVHTGEKPCKCLECGKSFSHNGQLTKHQRVHTGEKPYKCLECGKCFSQSSHLTIHQRIHTVEKPYKCLECGKIFSCNGDLRKHKRIHTGEKPYTCLECGKSFSRNDHLNLHQRVHTGEKPYKCLECGKSFSRNGHLKVHQWVHTGEKPYKCLECGKSFTLNGYLTVHQRVHTGEKPYKCLECGKNFSYSRDLRTHQSVHKGEEPYKCMECGKSMSSNRTFRIHQRIHTGEKPYKCLECGKCFSQKGQLTDHQWVHTGEKPYKCLECGKSFPCKSSLSKHQRVHSGEKPYKCLECEKTFSSNYALNHHQRIHTGEKPYKCLECGKSFSWNDRLNVHQRVHTGEKPYKCLECGKSFSRNRRLKIHQRVHISNPRFPLVIRPRIIKPKPMNTEATFSIGINVNPINPF; translated from the exons ATGGCGTCCTGTCGGGAGGGTCCTCTCCTGGCTCCCGTCTCCCGGCGGGAGGGAGGATCCGGCTCTTGCATG AGATCTGCAGTGTCCTTTGAGGAGGTCGCCGTGTTCTTCACGGAGGAggaatgggctctgctggattCAGGGCAAAGAAAACTCTACCGGGAAGTTATGGAGCGAAATTACAAGACAGTGGGCTTTCTGA GGAACTACCTTTCCCAGAAGGCCTTGCAAGTGCCAGAGAGGTCAATCTTGCCTATTGTCGCTGTCCAGGGAGCAGTTTTTCCTAGAGAAGAAAAAATATGCAATATGGAATTCCACCAagtctctcttctttcttgtttcccCCGGCTGGAGGGAGAGTTTGGTTCTTGCGCATCTGCAGGAAAG acacCCACAGTGTCCTTTGAGGAGGTCGCCGTGTTCTTCACGGAGGAGGAGTGGACTCTGCTGGATCCAGGCCAAAGAAAACTCTTCTGGGAAGTTATGGAGGAAAATTATGAGACCGTCACCTCTCTGG ctgcaggaGTGAGGGAGATGGTAACAGAAAAGGTTTCAAGAAggcttgttgtggggaaagacaAAGACCTGCAGATGGAAGCGAAATCTGGAGATCAAACGGCGTCAAAGCAAAAGcgcagaaagaaaagagaagcaaaagagaagcaaaagaagaaattgGCTGACTTTCAGAGCAGAAATCAACCTGAGATCTCAGCCCAAGAGGAAATACAGCAGAGAAACACAAGGCATAAGGGTGCATTAAAAGACTCAAGGTTCCGCTGGAACACATATAAATGCctagagtgtgggaagagcttctctTGCAGTAGCAGCCTAACTAAGCATCAGAAGCTTCACAGAAGGCAAAAGCCATATAAGTCTCCGGAGTGTGGAAAATGCTTCTCTCATAATGTTCAATTTACTGCCCATCAAAAGGTTCACCTGggtgagaagccatataaatgtctggaatgTGGAAAGTGTTTCACCTGGAAAAGTCGGCTAACTGTACATCACAGGGTTCACATAGGGGTGAAGCCTTatgaatgcctggagtgtggaatgTGCTTCTCGCAGAGTGACCAACTAAATGTACATCAcagggttcacacaggggagaagacttataaatgtctggaatgtggaaagtgcttcacCTGGAAAAGTCAGCTAACTGgacatcaaaaggttcacacaggggagaagtcttataaatgtttggaatgtggaaagaattTCTCTTATATTTGTCACTTAAGAACACATCAAtgggttcattttaaaaaaaaggaactttataaatgcctggagtgtggaaagagcttctcttGCAATCGCAACCTAATATcacatcaaaggattcacacaggggagaagccttaTAATTGCTTGGAGTGTGAAAAGTGCTTCAAAAGGAAAGATCAACTAACTGTACATCACAGGATTCATACGGGGGAGAAGccttacaaatgcctggagtgtggaaagaccttCTCTTGCAATCGCAACCTAATATcacatcaaaggattcacacaggggagaagccttaTAATTGCTTGGAGTGTGAAAAGTGCTTCACTAGGAAAGATCAACTAGCTGTACATCACAGGATTCATACGGGGGAGAAGccttacaaatgcctggagtgtggaaagaccttCTCTTGCAATCGCAACCTAATATCACATCagagggttcacacaggggagaagccttaTAAGagcctggagtgtggaaacagCTTCTCTTGCCAAAGCAATCTAACTAAACATCAaatggttcacacaggggagaagccatataaatgcttggagtgtggaaagtgcttcactCGGAAAGATCAACTAACTATACACCAGAGGGTACACagtggagagaagccatataaatgcttggagtgtggaaagtgcttcactAGGAAAGATCAACTAGCTGTACATCACAGGATTCATACGGGGGAGAAGccttacaaatgcctggagtgtggaaagaccttCTCTTGTAATGGCAGCCTATTTCAGCATCAAAGGAGTCACACAGGTGAGAATCCTTATAAATGccaggaatgtggaaagagcttctctaGCCAAAGCAATCTAACTAAACATCAGatggttcacacaggggagaagccatataaatgcttggagtgtggaaagtgtttcTCTCGAAATAGCCATTTAACTATACATCAGAgggttcacactggggagaagccatacaaatgcctggagtgtggaaaatgctTCTCTCGAAGTAGCCGACTAAGTGTacatcaaaggattcacactggggagaagccatacaaatgcctggagtgtggaaagttcTTCTCGCGGAGCGACCAACTAAATGTACATCagagggttcacacaggggagaagccttacaaatgcctggagtgtgaaaAGACCTTCTCTTTTAATAGTGGCCTAAGTAAACATCAAAGGATCCACACTggtgagaagccatataaatgcttggagtgtggaaagtgcttctcacAAAGTAGCCAACTAACTGTACATCAAAGGGTTCAcagaggagagaaaccatataaatgtttggagtgtggaaagtgcttctctcaaaGTAGCCAACTAACTGTACATCAAAGGGTTCACataggggagaagccatataaatgcttggagtgtggaaagtgcttctttcGAAATAGCCAACTAACGAAACATCAGAgggttcacactggggagaaaccatataaatgcttggagtgtggaaagtgcttctctcaaaTTAGCCACCTAACTGTACATCAGAGg gttcacactggagagaagccatgtaagtgcctggagtgtggaaagagcttctctcATAATGGTCAACTAACGAAACATCAGAGGGTTCACAcgggggagaagccatataaatgtttggagtgtggaaagtgcttttctCAAAGTAGCCACCTAACTATACATCAGAGGATTCACACTgtagagaagccatataaatgcttggagtgtggaaagatcTTCTCTTGTAATGGTGACCTAAGAAAACATAAAAG gattcacacaggggagaagccatatacatgcttggagtgtggaaagagcttctcgCGGAATGACCACCTAAACTTACATCAacgggttcacacaggggagaagccatataaatgcttggagtgtggaaagagcttctcacGGAATGGCCATCTAAAAGTACATCAgtgggttcacacaggggagaagccatataaatgtctggaatgtggaaagagcttcactcTGAATGGTTATCTAACTGTACATCAGAGGgttcatacaggggagaagccTTATAAATGCCTTGAATGTGGAAAGAACTTTTCTTATAGTCGTGACTTAAGAACACATCAATCGGTTCACAAAGGTGAGGAACCTTATAAATgcatggaatgtggaaagagcatGTCTTCCAATCGCACCTTTAGAATacatcaaaggattcacacaggggagaagccatataaatgcctagagtgtggaaagtgcttctctcagaaaGGCCAATTAACTGATCATCAGTGGgttcatacaggggagaagccatataaatgcctggagtgtggaaagagcttccctTGCAAAAGCAGCCTAAGTAAACATCAAAGGGTTCactctggggagaagccatataaatgcctggagtgtgaaaAGACCTTCTCTTCTAATTATGCTCTAAATCAtcatcaaaggattcacacaggggagaagccatataaatgcttggagtgtggaaagagcttctcgTGGAATGACCGACTAAACGTACATCAACGGGTTCACACGGGggaaaagccatataaatgcctggaatgtggaaagagcttctcacGGAATCGCCGTCTAAAAATACATCAACGGGTTCACATTAGTAATCCTCGGTTTCCGTTAGTAATCCGTCCGAGAATAAtcaaaccgaaaccgatgaacaCAGAGGCaaccttttccataggaatcaatgtaaatccaattaatccattctag
- the LOC125427096 gene encoding zinc finger protein 420-like isoform X17, producing MASCREGPLLAPVSRREGGSGSCMRSAVSFEEVAVFFTEEEWALLDSGQRKLYREVMERNYKTVGFLRNYLSQKALQVPERSILPIVAVQGAVFPREEKICNMEFHQVSLLSCFPRLEGEFGSCASAGKTPTVSFEEVAVFFTEEEWTLLDPGQRKLFWEVMEENYETVTSLAAGVREMVTEKVSRRLVVGKDKDLQMEAKSGDQTASKQKRRKKREAKEKQKKKLADFQSRNQPEISAQEEIQQRNTRHKGALKDSRFRWNTYKCLECGKSFSCSSSLTKHQKLHRRQKPYKSPECGKCFSHNVQFTAHQKVHLGEKPYKCLECGKCFTWKSRLTVHHRVHIGVKPYECLECGMCFSQSDQLNVHHRVHTGEKTYKCLECGKCFTWKSQLTGHQKVHTGEKSYKCLECGKNFSYICHLRTHQWVHFKKKELYKCLECGKSFSCNRNLISHQRIHTGEKPYNCLECEKCFKRKDQLTVHHRIHTGEKPYKCLECGKTFSCNRNLISHQRIHTGEKPYNCLECEKCFTRKDQLAVHHRIHTGEKPYKCLECGKTFSCNRNLISHQRVHTGEKPYKSLECGNSFSCQSNLTKHQMVHTGEKPYKCLECGKCFTRKDQLTIHQRVHSGEKPYKCLECGKCFTRKDQLAVHHRIHTGEKPYKCLECGKTFSCNGSLFQHQRSHTGENPYKCQECGKSFSSQSNLTKHQMVHTGEKPYKCLECGKCFSRNSHLTIHQRVHTGEKPYKCLECGKCFSRSSRLSVHQRIHTGEKPYKCLECGKFFSRSDQLNVHQRVHTGEKPYKCLECEKTFSFNSGLSKHQRIHTGEKPYKCLECGKCFSQISHLTVHQRVHTGEKPCKCLECGKSFSHNGQLTKHQRVHTGEKPYKCLECGKCFSQSSHLTIHQRIHTVEKPYKCLECGKIFSCNGDLRKHKRIHTGEKPYTCLECGKSFSRNDHLNLHQRVHTGEKPYKCLECGKSFSRNGHLKVHQWVHTGEKPYKCLECGKSFTLNGYLTVHQRVHTGEKPYKCLECGKNFSYSRDLRTHQSVHKGEEPYKCMECGKSMSSNRTFRIHQRIHTGEKPYKCLECGKCFSQKGQLTDHQWVHTGEKPYKCLECGKSFPCKSSLSKHQRVHSGEKPYKCLECEKTFSSNYALNHHQRIHTGEKPYKCLECGKSFSWNDRLNVHQRVHTGEKPYKCLECGKSFSRNRRLKIHQRVHISNPRFPLVIRPRIIKPKPMNTEATFSIGINVNPINPF from the exons ATGGCGTCCTGTCGGGAGGGTCCTCTCCTGGCTCCCGTCTCCCGGCGGGAGGGAGGATCCGGCTCTTGCATG AGATCTGCAGTGTCCTTTGAGGAGGTCGCCGTGTTCTTCACGGAGGAggaatgggctctgctggattCAGGGCAAAGAAAACTCTACCGGGAAGTTATGGAGCGAAATTACAAGACAGTGGGCTTTCTGA GGAACTACCTTTCCCAGAAGGCCTTGCAAGTGCCAGAGAGGTCAATCTTGCCTATTGTCGCTGTCCAGGGAGCAGTTTTTCCTAGAGAAGAAAAAATATGCAATATGGAATTCCACCAagtctctcttctttcttgtttcccCCGGCTGGAGGGAGAGTTTGGTTCTTGCGCATCTGCAGGAAAG acacCCACAGTGTCCTTTGAGGAGGTCGCCGTGTTCTTCACGGAGGAGGAGTGGACTCTGCTGGATCCAGGCCAAAGAAAACTCTTCTGGGAAGTTATGGAGGAAAATTATGAGACCGTCACCTCTCTGG ctgcaggaGTGAGGGAGATGGTAACAGAAAAGGTTTCAAGAAggcttgttgtggggaaagacaAAGACCTGCAGATGGAAGCGAAATCTGGAGATCAAACGGCGTCAAAGCAAAAGcgcagaaagaaaagagaagcaaaagagaagcaaaagaagaaattgGCTGACTTTCAGAGCAGAAATCAACCTGAGATCTCAGCCCAAGAGGAAATACAGCAGAGAAACACAAGGCATAAGGGTGCATTAAAAGACTCAAGGTTCCGCTGGAACACATATAAATGCctagagtgtgggaagagcttctctTGCAGTAGCAGCCTAACTAAGCATCAGAAGCTTCACAGAAGGCAAAAGCCATATAAGTCTCCGGAGTGTGGAAAATGCTTCTCTCATAATGTTCAATTTACTGCCCATCAAAAGGTTCACCTGggtgagaagccatataaatgtctggaatgTGGAAAGTGTTTCACCTGGAAAAGTCGGCTAACTGTACATCACAGGGTTCACATAGGGGTGAAGCCTTatgaatgcctggagtgtggaatgTGCTTCTCGCAGAGTGACCAACTAAATGTACATCAcagggttcacacaggggagaagacttataaatgtctggaatgtggaaagtgcttcacCTGGAAAAGTCAGCTAACTGgacatcaaaaggttcacacaggggagaagtcttataaatgtttggaatgtggaaagaattTCTCTTATATTTGTCACTTAAGAACACATCAAtgggttcattttaaaaaaaaggaactttataaatgcctggagtgtggaaagagcttctcttGCAATCGCAACCTAATATcacatcaaaggattcacacaggggagaagccttaTAATTGCTTGGAGTGTGAAAAGTGCTTCAAAAGGAAAGATCAACTAACTGTACATCACAGGATTCATACGGGGGAGAAGccttacaaatgcctggagtgtggaaagaccttCTCTTGCAATCGCAACCTAATATcacatcaaaggattcacacaggggagaagccttaTAATTGCTTGGAGTGTGAAAAGTGCTTCACTAGGAAAGATCAACTAGCTGTACATCACAGGATTCATACGGGGGAGAAGccttacaaatgcctggagtgtggaaagaccttCTCTTGCAATCGCAACCTAATATCACATCagagggttcacacaggggagaagccttaTAAGagcctggagtgtggaaacagCTTCTCTTGCCAAAGCAATCTAACTAAACATCAaatggttcacacaggggagaagccatataaatgcttggagtgtggaaagtgcttcactCGGAAAGATCAACTAACTATACACCAGAGGGTACACagtggagagaagccatataaatgcttggagtgtggaaagtgcttcactAGGAAAGATCAACTAGCTGTACATCACAGGATTCATACGGGGGAGAAGccttacaaatgcctggagtgtggaaagaccttCTCTTGTAATGGCAGCCTATTTCAGCATCAAAGGAGTCACACAGGTGAGAATCCTTATAAATGccaggaatgtggaaagagcttctctaGCCAAAGCAATCTAACTAAACATCAGatggttcacacaggggagaagccatataaatgcttggagtgtggaaagtgtttcTCTCGAAATAGCCATTTAACTATACATCAGAgggttcacactggggagaagccatacaaatgcctggagtgtggaaaatgctTCTCTCGAAGTAGCCGACTAAGTGTacatcaaaggattcacactggggagaagccatacaaatgcctggagtgtggaaagttcTTCTCGCGGAGCGACCAACTAAATGTACATCagagggttcacacaggggagaagccttacaaatgcctggagtgtgaaaAGACCTTCTCTTTTAATAGTGGCCTAAGTAAACATCAAAGGATCCACACTggtgagaagccatataa atgcttggagtgtggaaagtgcttctctcaaaTTAGCCACCTAACTGTACATCAGAGg gttcacactggagagaagccatgtaagtgcctggagtgtggaaagagcttctctcATAATGGTCAACTAACGAAACATCAGAGGGTTCACAcgggggagaagccatataaatgtttggagtgtggaaagtgcttttctCAAAGTAGCCACCTAACTATACATCAGAGGATTCACACTgtagagaagccatataaatgcttggagtgtggaaagatcTTCTCTTGTAATGGTGACCTAAGAAAACATAAAAG gattcacacaggggagaagccatatacatgcttggagtgtggaaagagcttctcgCGGAATGACCACCTAAACTTACATCAacgggttcacacaggggagaagccatataaatgcttggagtgtggaaagagcttctcacGGAATGGCCATCTAAAAGTACATCAgtgggttcacacaggggagaagccatataaatgtctggaatgtggaaagagcttcactcTGAATGGTTATCTAACTGTACATCAGAGGgttcatacaggggagaagccTTATAAATGCCTTGAATGTGGAAAGAACTTTTCTTATAGTCGTGACTTAAGAACACATCAATCGGTTCACAAAGGTGAGGAACCTTATAAATgcatggaatgtggaaagagcatGTCTTCCAATCGCACCTTTAGAATacatcaaaggattcacacaggggagaagccatataaatgcctagagtgtggaaagtgcttctctcagaaaGGCCAATTAACTGATCATCAGTGGgttcatacaggggagaagccatataaatgcctggagtgtggaaagagcttccctTGCAAAAGCAGCCTAAGTAAACATCAAAGGGTTCactctggggagaagccatataaatgcctggagtgtgaaaAGACCTTCTCTTCTAATTATGCTCTAAATCAtcatcaaaggattcacacaggggagaagccatataaatgcttggagtgtggaaagagcttctcgTGGAATGACCGACTAAACGTACATCAACGGGTTCACACGGGggaaaagccatataaatgcctggaatgtggaaagagcttctcacGGAATCGCCGTCTAAAAATACATCAACGGGTTCACATTAGTAATCCTCGGTTTCCGTTAGTAATCCGTCCGAGAATAAtcaaaccgaaaccgatgaacaCAGAGGCaaccttttccataggaatcaatgtaaatccaattaatccattctag